The DNA segment GAAGCGTCGTCGTGTCGGGTTTTCTCCCGCCGGTAAGTCAtttctgttcttgtttgttttttttcttcctgttCTCGCGATTACCCCACTTGCGTAGCTCTGATTTCGTATTTTCCTTTAATCCGTTTCTTATCTGCAGATACTGGTGTGGAGGCTAACGAGTGCATCAATATTTATCTCGGTGcgtattttgattttggatcatttgagtttgatttttggGGACATAGCTTCGTacggaaattagggtttcgtttcCTGCTTTCGACTTCCGTGTTTGTTGCAATTCGTATATGGAATGGGTGTAATAATCGTTATTAAGAACATCATGAGCCGAATTGTTGTGATTTAGTCCCTTGCTCTGTGTCATGTCACAATACTCAAATTGGTAGTTCTCTGATGTTGAACATGTAGAGCAGATCTATATACTGaggttttgttgattttacgtgtttatctttttttttgccatatGATGTTAGCTTAATGAGTCAGTCATAAAAGTATTTTATGTGTGAAGCTTCTTtaaggtttgtttgttgttacataattttgatgtttgttttcgtGATGGGTGATTTTATAGTTTCCAGCAAAGAGGAAGTTGATTCCCCTGATATTTCGTGCGTGAAGCCAGTTGACTTGAATGATTTCATTGATGGCGATGGCAAGATATATGGTTACCA comes from the Camelina sativa cultivar DH55 unplaced genomic scaffold, Cs unpScaffold03212, whole genome shotgun sequence genome and includes:
- the LOC104774500 gene encoding histone acetyltransferase type B catalytic subunit-like, yielding MVQKKQAAAGPDTEPKKRRRVGFSPADTGVEANECINIYLVSSKEEVDSPDISCVKPVDLNDFIDGDGKIYGYQGLKVMWIYYDITLLFL